The DNA window TATATAAGGGAAACATTAGGTCATGTGGTTTAATAGAACAGATAAGATTAttactttattgatcctttgCAGGATATTACTTTGTTGCAGCGGCTCActagaacaaacaaaaagatttaaaaaagcaacaaaatagcaaatcaattataaaaatacatacagtatctggGAACAGCAGTATCATATGCATTGCCCGTATAATTGTTGCATATGTGCAAAAAGAGCCGTAGTTATACTTTGAGAGATAAATaagacagtttgttttttttaactgatctGCGCTACACATCATCatattaataatgatttaaGAATCATTTTAACCGCATCGCATACAACATTACAAGGTAAATCTGACTACTCAGTTTTTCAACTaagtttaactttatttatataagtcAAGACTATGCAGATTTATACAGAAAGCTtcacaaatcccccttgagcaagcacaACCTTGACTAACATTTGTGATGTATTCTTGTGGCGACAGGCTGAAAGTGGGCAGGTCCTCTGTGTAGCTCTCTCCAAAACCACGTGCCTCTTGACcctgcacacaaacaagaaGCATAAACCACTTAATATGAGGAGAGTTATAAGTGGACACTCAAATGCGCAGAGATCATGCAAAAGCTCTCAGCAGTCATGCAGGCAAATCCTATCagtatttaaaatcaaataaccTAGAAACTTGACACTTAATCACCTCCATCTTGGAGACGAGGCAGAGCTGGTGTTTGatctgcagaaaaacagagtCGAAGGCCAGCTGGTTGGCCTGCTGGTTAAGCCTGGTCAGAGCAGCTCTGGGCTCAGCTAACAGGCTGGAATTACCTGTGCCCTTCTCCTGCAAGACGAGTGGAGAGACAGGCATGAAAACAGCTGCAAAGGATCAAGAATAAACCATCATATAGAACTACTCTGACATCTTGTCATACTTCGTACCTTCAATAAGTAGAGGACTTCCATCAGGCCGTTGTATTGAGCAATGTTTCCCCTTTGAAGGTAGTTGTATTCCTGCCAGGGGTTCTTGGTGgcattctttctctctgtggatGTGGCCTCCTGGATGCCTGCCAAGCTGCGTGGGCTGTACGACTCTGACAAGTACTTACCTGCCGTTCCCAGGATCCTACGGCAAAGATTGACCAGAAAGATTTCATGCAACTGCTTAAAATGTGAGATAGTGCCTTGTGGACAGTACACATGCTGCCCCACGAATTAGAATAGTTTCAAAGCTAGAAAATGTTTCTCACTTGTTTGACAGCTGCTGTTCAAAGGCTCCACATTGTCTAAGTAACTCTCCACATGTGGCGATAatcctaaagaaaaaaaaaaaaaacagggctaTGTACAAGATTTTGAtgtataaattaatattaatattaattaaactaTATACAACGCAAAAAATATCAACCTGACTGAGTTCTGGAATGCTGTCCAGTCCTCCAGGAAAACAGATGAACTTGGCATATCCTCCAATTTACACTTCTTCCTGATTGACTGCAGTGTGGTGGAGAAGTCTGACACATACCTAGAAGATGAGAAATTTTAAAACCggccaaataaataaaacatctttataaatAATGTTAATTATTTCTGTTAATTAAAGCCAAACTCTATATATTGTATGTGGCTTTGGATTGCAAATAAGAGATTCTTACTTGGTAAAGAGGGCTTTAAGAGCTTTAAGAAGGCCACACACAGCCAGCCCGTCAGTCAGTTTGACACAGCGATCTACAGCAGCACTCGAAAGGCCAAACAACTTTCCAACAGAGTGGCTCAACTCTTCAACACAATCAATTACTTCCCCGTGTTCCTAAAGAGTGGAGAGAGTGccagaaaaacatttgaagaaaataataattacatttgaaaaataaactgaagttGTGGATAGGCCTatataaaactattattttatttgtgtatgtgcatgggGTGTGTTACCAAAGGTACAGCACTGATCTGGATAAGGAGGTGAGCTTCCTCCAGATCTCCATACTGTAGTTGATAAGATTTATAGGGGTCGTACAGAGCACAAACCAACTCATTCACCTTGAGCAGGTTATTCTCAGCTGGAAAAGAAGTACAGGCATAAAGAACTAACTCAtcctaaataaaaactgtgtatttttgttgtcattttcatttctttccccTGTACATACACAGGTGTTGCAGCATAGCAGCCTCCAGGCAGTGTCCAAAGTTGGACGCAGTATGATGGAGCTCCAGTAGGGTGTCGAGACGCTGCTCTTGGGCTGCCCGCTCCATGGCTGTGCTCAAGCACACAGGAATGGATGGGACCATGGCCCCCAGAGTCTGGATCAGCAACACTGTCACCACCTCATATGGGTTCTTGAATACCTGTTGGTTGTTACAGTTTAGATAAGGTTCCAACGCCGAACACTGCGGCTTACAGAAGTTACAGAGTGCAATAACTGCTTCtgttacattaaataaatacagacacaacTAATTAAGTGTTAATGGCAGTATGTTTCTGACCTGGCTGGTCCACTGGAGCTGAGTGTGCCAAGTGGAGAGCAAGGTGTCATAGAATTCCGACAGTTGCTGATTTAGACTGAGCTCACTTTGAGAGAGCTCCTGCCACAGGCTCACCAACTGGCCCTAGAGATGCAAAAATGATGCAACATTCATTCATAAATGGACATTGCAACATTCCCCCCAAAAACATTGGAATTTGGGATGGCTTATTTATTAACCAATCATTAAGTTCAGGAAGAGGCCTGTCACATCTACCTTGTGACATTTATAGTAGTAGGCAAGAAGCTGCGGTATTCGATCTATCTGTGTGAAGACTTTCACAAACAGCTTGGCTtgatctgcagagaaaagcaggaaGCATACACATAGTTTGCACTGAGGGTGAACTACAATAAACGAAACTGAAATTGGAATGTAATTGAGATTTTTACCTGTTGACATGGAATTAAATGTTGCAACTATCTGTGGGCTGGCCAGGGCCTCCAGTCTGTTTTTAAGAGCCTCAAGATGGACACACTTTTCAGAGTAGTCTGGTGTATCCACCAGCATAGCCAGGCTGTTCTGCATGCTGGTCAGCTTAGAGGAGATCAGTGCAAGGTCCTGGAAAAAGAAACGAGCATATTCAAGGtcaatgttgtatttttttattgtcagttgttttatactgtacaaGTTTATAATTagaaatgcaatatttggaaTCCTTTTCATGATATAAATCTATTTCCATCAGAAGCACAAAAAAATCCTAAGCTCTGTCAGTGTCAACTTTTTGATACGATTGTCACTTACTGCAAATTCATTTGAACTTCTTCTATTGCAGTGTTTGCATAGTCTTATTACATAAAATGACTAATTTTGTTatgatatttatataatatttctaTACTTCAGAGTTCGattaggatcagtagcttccaAAATCAAATATTCAGCATGCTCCCAAAAAAGATATTGTGAAGTCATGTTGCAATGTCCTTCATTTGTACCTGTGTTTTGAAAGTTTCCTCGATGTCTGCACTCAGTGTGCTCCATTTATCTGCTTCCTGTAGAGCTTCAGCTGCCAGCTGCATGCGACTCTTCACTTGATCTATCTCCACCAGGACCTGGTAAGAAGGAACCacacaaaaactattttaagctaaagaaatataaaatcttAAATGGAAGCACTCCTTCATACTTTTCTGATTTCCTTAATCCTTACATTCCACCTCATACTCTTTACTCACAGAGTGCAGGGCTCCTGTCCGTCCCCagatttaaaacttaaaaattcAAACCTTAAAACTCATTTAGATGTCTTAACCTTCAATTAGAGCCTTACTTACACGGTTTGAACCTGCTATCAATTCCTGGCTGGTGTGTTGATATAactcatgcatgtgtgtggcaATGTGTGTGGCCATAGCTGGTGGTGGTGCGCAGAAGTTACTCACCACCTTCCAGATTCTATTTcatttgttgctttctgttgcttttcttttcctttctctctccactcaccccaaacagtcaaggcagatggccacccaccccgAGACTGGTTCTGTTAGAtatttcttccattaaaagggcttttcttttcttctcccctgttgcctagtgcttgctcaagggTAATGGATTTCTCTACAATCCTCTGACATCTATATACCTTACAATGTTCCTTCAGATGATTCTGTTGTGATTTGCCGCTATATAAATATAACTGaattaaactgaatatttaaaaataataaatatacatttacattatgtttttaatgcattacTACTAAACCAAACATATTCTTCCAGAAGGCAAATTATCTTTATGAAGCAATGCTATAATGATGAAAGTGCTCACACACCTGCATTGACTGCACTGTGTCCTGCTCAAACTTCTTGATGTCCTCTTTGACCAGGACCATTTGCTCTTTGAGGAAGGACGCCTCCTGTTTCAATGCCTCCACATCTCGCAGCACTCTGGGCATATTTTGAAGAGCCTGATTACTGGTCtctacacacagaaatacaacagTCTTTCAATTAATGAACGACATAAGAATTTacaaacaaatcattaaaaattaaaaggtaaaatgagTTCTGAgagtaaagcaaacaaaaggtAGCATTATTTTGTGTGGTTCTTTAAGCGGCACTTTACAAATGTGGCATTATAACCCAAAGATCGTTTTTGATGTTAAGCTACAGACCCTCAATAGCATTATTGACTTCCTGGATGAACAGCTGAAGTTTCATGACCAACGTGGCTGCGTGAGTGTCTGCTTTTCCCGGCGCGTCCTTTTGCGCCACCTTGAAGGCGCCGTTCACCCAGTCTTTCACATCAAAATCGTCGTCCAGGAATTTTGAGAAATCCATCTGGCCTCTTAACTCCTTCAGTAGTCCAAGAAGCTGGGTGGTTTTCAGTCAAACTCTTCTGGTGCGACCTGTCATCGCCCCATTACTGTAACGTTAGGTTAGCTAATTCTTCCCAAACAATGGCTTCGACacgaatataaaataaattgccCAGGAAAATGAAATTATCATTACAACTAAATACAGTTCCAGCAAAGCGACGGCCTCCTCCAGCCTTAGTATTCAAATGTTTAGAgctttaaagaacaaaaatgacatgtttatgAACGTTTAATTCTAGAGAGTGCTACGGGAAAGTGACAACAGCTTCCTCTTTGTGCTTTCTATTTACCTTCCCCGGAAACAAGATCCAATACAACAAAGTGACCTGCATTAAAAAGCCGAATGCCGGAGAATCTTCTTCCTCAGTAAGTTTAGGTTCATTGGCATCCAAAGATTGTTGCATTAGCGCCCTCCTCTGTAAGGTTGTCAAATAAATCTATTGCTGCTATGGCATCTACTATGATGGATCAGGGATCAGATGATCATTACACCTTAATTCTATCGATTACATttgaactttaaaaataatctatGACAACTTTGGgttctgctgctgttgataGTAGCTATGTAATGCTTGTATGagtcatttagcttttttgcATTGTGCAATGAGAGTCAAGATTGTCTTTATAtttgttgtacatgtacataaatgccattaaacttcccttcgacttccctatatcaaactatctctctacttctagctgaaaagtgcctccagattacatcacttggaggaactttcggttcagattatgttatctaatcatggtcaactgcttttccagagctttaccagatgacataatttgaacttctaattattaaaaaaaaaaaattcctccatgtgatgtcatctggtgcAGTTgttcagctagaaacagagaaatattttaatatactgaagtcagagggaagtttaaaagcattacgGTACATTTACAccgtaaactaaagccatagaaagcaagttgagtATTTGTGAAGTCgtcctttaaataaaatgtgacatacTGTCTCAGGTTTTTCACACTGCTCACACAATTTCCAGCTGGCTGCTTGTCAAATACCTTAAGTATAGTGCTTAGTGCAGTGTGTCCTATTCTTAACTTAGGGATTTGTATCTCTGCCGTTCTGGCAGAGAACGGCTGAAcggctgtagtttgtctctttagttttttacagcattattttagttgtttattGTCTGCCTTAAGTTTATgtcttttttgtagtttttttcagtgtcttttaGTTATTCTGAGCCTAATTCTAGTAGTTTATTGCCTCTTTTTAGTAGTTTTGTCTTGTTAATTTGAAACTCATTTCGGTttatcagtgtttgtttgtggtagcagcatttctttgtgttactttgtgcttttgttgttttgtgtatatttttattaatgccaGCCATAAAAAATATGCCATTTTGTACCTTATCCAATTTAATCTCCAATGCACCTGCAGAGCATTTTTTCAGAGATCAAGCTGAATAGTGTTTGGtgtattgttctttttttacaacTAGGTGGCGCCTAACAGTGTCCGAACATGAGGACAACTGGTCTCAACATCAGACTTAAGGTcctctttatattttttttttgtgagtctACTGaagctaaatatttttctgcacaaCAGCACGCTCATAACCTGTACTTTAATTAACCTGTTTAGAGATAGTCCGAAccattaaaaatgtgcatttttatttctgttaaaaaaaacaaaatttctttgtaatgttttaGGTTGATTTTGATGGctcatttttagttttgcctCATAAATGCCATAACATTTGCATTAGTGGTGTTGATGAAACCTATTAACAAAGTGCGTTAAATATAACATTATAATAATTAGTTGAACTTTATTACAaggattgtgtttgttttagtccAGAGACAATACAATTTTAGTGTTAAGTGAGTTagtaaatctataaaaatgtgTCTCTTGGGTTTATTAGAGATGTTCCTGTTTATCTGGGATGAGGTTAATTTTCTTCACCCAAATTCATTGAAAAGGTCACTTGATTTACagctaaaaaaataagagaaacatCATCAGTTAGATTAAGTTTGAGATATACATATTTGGAAATTTCAGCTGTAATTTTTAAAGAAGATACATTATAATACAGAGCATTACAGTTACATTATCTGAAGTAGCCCAGTTAAtgtgatatacagtacatcagtaATAAACATCAGTATCAGTACATACGTAATATTGCCTGATAAACCTGAGTgtttggtatgtgtgtgtgtgtgtgtgtgtgtgtgtgtgtgtgtgtgtgtgtgtgtgtgtgtgtgtgtgtgtgtgtcaacataCCTGAACTGTTACTACAGTTGATTTTCTGATAAATAAGCCCAGTGTTTATTCCTCTTCTTTGTTTAATGAAACCTAAATTTTGTGAGCCCTTAAAAAACAGTATTCTATTCTTATTAAATTTGGTTTTCAGCTGGAGCAAATAGGCTTCTGGTGCATTAACTCATTTACACGTCTCGCATGTGTAAAAGGTTTCATATTAAAGTAAACTCTTTATATTCGGGGTCCAACTTGTTATTTACCATGAAGACATGAGAGTGATATCAGTCATCTCGTGTAATATGTGTTCTTCCTCCACAATTCTTTTCATCTCTACACCAGACATTGTCCTTGTAATATTGTGGAGTGTCAAAGTGGTCTTTGGCAAAGCTAAGGCATGCTGCAATGTTGTCTTTTCGAGAGCCATGGCttcctctgtggtgtcctgCCATGAATACCTGGTCTATGTTTTACGTATTGTTGACTGATGAACAGTAGAAGTTAAACAATTTCACTTAATCCTTCAgaactttatctttttttctcgGAATCTTTTTTACCTCACTGAGCATTTTGCATTGGGCCTTCAGAGTGACCTTTCTGGGAGTTAACTTCTGTAGTAAGTAGCCACAGTACAAAATTATATCTATTTATAGACAATATGTCTGACTGTGGGCCGATGAATATCTGAAGTCTTTGCGATTACTCTAACTCTATCCCTCTACATGCAAATCAACCGCTTCAGATTGTCGATCTTTTTTGCGAGGCAAAAAAGCCTCACATCTGCTGATGCTGTATGTGAGTATTTTAATGAGTCAAGTTACTTCTAAAACACACTTCCAGCCTTGTTTCACTGACTGGTCTGCAGATTTGCTAATACCTGACACCAGTTGACATTTAGGGACATGTCAACTAGTGTAATGTGGCTGTTTTTGGTGAGTCTGTCTGTGCTGTACAGATGAATCTATACAGTCTAGGAAGGCTAATTCTATatctgtttgaatttttttgtttggctgTTGTGTGCCACGTGTGCCAATTATCCTGGTCTTACAGACACTGACAGGGCCAGAGGGGAGCCAGAGGGGCCACTCCCAAAAAGTTTGCAATCAGAAAATATGATGGCCCAGCCCAGATGCGAGGTGTGGAAGTTTCAGccaaaaaatctgaaataaataaggattattataaataaacatattttttttaatgttcatttgcattttgtagcaattgcaaccaggcagattatTGCTGCAAGGGATAGATTTTTACTTTCTCATAATGGTAGAGCATATAAATGACATACGTTTGGCAATTATTATGCTAAACAAACACTTCATAAACATTGTTATTAATGTACATTGTTTCTATCAGCAATATTTAAATTTGCgtccaattttttttaaatcactttctAAATATGCAACTGTCTGGCCACTCCAATAAAAAACTTTCTAGATCTGCCGCTTCACTGTGTATAAACAGCATCAACAGAAACAGGCGTCTCCTCACATGCACCCTTCTGTTACTGCCATAAATCACAAACTTGTATTCATCAATAAACAGTCAAGAGTCACTATGTTTCCTTCCTGAGAAATGGCTTAATGCT is part of the Channa argus isolate prfri chromosome 20, Channa argus male v1.0, whole genome shotgun sequence genome and encodes:
- the cog7 gene encoding conserved oligomeric Golgi complex subunit 7; protein product: MDFSKFLDDDFDVKDWVNGAFKVAQKDAPGKADTHAATLVMKLQLFIQEVNNAIEETSNQALQNMPRVLRDVEALKQEASFLKEQMVLVKEDIKKFEQDTVQSMQVLVEIDQVKSRMQLAAEALQEADKWSTLSADIEETFKTQDLALISSKLTSMQNSLAMLVDTPDYSEKCVHLEALKNRLEALASPQIVATFNSMSTDQAKLFVKVFTQIDRIPQLLAYYYKCHKGQLVSLWQELSQSELSLNQQLSEFYDTLLSTWHTQLQWTSQVFKNPYEVVTVLLIQTLGAMVPSIPVCLSTAMERAAQEQRLDTLLELHHTASNFGHCLEAAMLQHLSENNLLKVNELVCALYDPYKSYQLQYGDLEEAHLLIQISAVPLEHGEVIDCVEELSHSVGKLFGLSSAAVDRCVKLTDGLAVCGLLKALKALFTKYVSDFSTTLQSIRKKCKLEDMPSSSVFLEDWTAFQNSVRIIATCGELLRQCGAFEQQLSNKILGTAGKYLSESYSPRSLAGIQEATSTERKNATKNPWQEYNYLQRGNIAQYNGLMEVLYLLKEKGTGNSSLLAEPRAALTRLNQQANQLAFDSVFLQIKHQLCLVSKMEGQEARGFGESYTEDLPTFSLSPQEYITNIGQYLMSLPLHLEPFVTQEDPALEMALHAGKLPFPPEQGDDFPELNNTADYWLGSIARATMQTYCDAILLIPQLSTHSTKQLATDIDYLSNVMDALGLQPSRALQHIVTLLRAKPEDYRQTAKLLPRRLASTIAALRSIDY